A region of the Leptidea sinapis chromosome 14, ilLepSina1.1, whole genome shotgun sequence genome:
tcgaaacgtcagATGACGATCTGTATTTTTTAGATTTGGATTTCGCTGTCTGGATATCTATCGTTTCCTTAAttaacggagcgatcttctccgtaaatagcttatctagcagggcgcttagaaggccctcgtcggcaaccattggtgaagccatggttgttattaaaagttaagcgggtgacaacccccgctgcccgagtcaggcagagggggaatataatgaaaaagtggacaactatagtttagttgtgcacttgcacattaataaaatactattaatattaataaggtatgcaaaattaaaagaaattaataataataattaagcctaagacttagctttgctggatgtagactggctgggccggaaccccgatgtacgctgtgcaggcccccacggagaagacacacacggcacgatctgcaacactcacaacacacatgattagcgtgcagaatcgcgaaacacagcacaggtgctaactaacacgatcgtaaaaccgggtaattaacacttataatcactaagctacgttccgcgaaggaacgtaacaggtgcgagactcaaagagtcccgaacaatggcGCGCGAtgacaatagctagcccaggtggcctgagcagatagtgcgataacgcaggtaataaaaatattcgaaggaggacagataacgcggcacgtgtgctcgcgtcgcctgcctgaatcgaactacACTTACCGAGGCGCTTTTGAGCATGGACAAAATCCGACAACATATGGCTCGGGCGGGGCACGTCTTGACCGACCGAGGATTTCCTTCACGAGGCTCAGTCAGTACGCGGCTATTGACCTAAGTACCTGcaggttttattttattggtgCTAGCTGGTACAACTTTTAAGGGCAAAagcaaattttcaatattatcttggtaagtatatatttaaatcacATGATAAAATAGTTGTTTATATATCGATCGTTTGGCTTTGTATGTTGCAGCATGGCATCGGTATACCTTCATTGACGATAGCTCTGGAAGAAGTTATAAAGATGTTGTATTATGCAAAAGCGAAAGACCCAATATTCATCAGAATTGGAACGAGCGGTGGAATAGGTCTACCAGCAGGGTCTGTTGTTGTATCCAGTTGGGGTTGCAGTGGAACTTTGGAGAAGACTTACGAAATTGTAAGTTTCATTAATATGcaactattactattattattataatgacttACGGTATGCAGACATcttcgctaactatgggcctgataaCAAGCATAtgatcgctcagagggcaatagagagtgctacgctcggagtttccctgcgaatcgatcagaaatgaagagatccgtaggagaaccaaatcACCAATatcaacatagcccaaattattgagaaactgaagtggcagtgggtagggcacatattTTAACGGAGAGATAACGGCCGGTGGGGCAGAGAAGTtctcgaatggtgaccatgtaccggaagaggtagtgttggtaggcacagATAGGTAGGTAGgataagatggaccgactatcttctggtcaagatcgccagaatacgttggatgagggccacgcaggaccaatcgtcatggagatctttgggggaggcctttgtccagcagtggaggtcttccggctgatgatgattagtATTAAATGGAGTTTTCAGAGTTTTCCCTATAGTTGTAGTATAAGACGGTTTTACTTGCCAAATATCATAGTTTCAGGTCAACGGAAAATACCCTAAAAATGTGAAGTTCCTTGAGATTGTCGAAATCCACTTTTTTACGGCAAAAATAGCCGTATCTTATTTTTACGTTACTAAGAACTTTGATTGTTTGACAGCCTCAAGAGACTGTAGACGTGTAGCCTTGTAGGCACAAAACATAACGTAAAACGTAACATTTTTCCTCAGTGACGTTAAACAAGTTcccaaattaaaaactttagttataattcatttttatattttcaggcTATCTTAGGgaaagtgaaaaaatattcagcTTATTTCGACAAGCGATTAAGTCAAGAACTTTTTTCAATTTCATCCGATTGCGTAGATTTTGAAACATTCAGTGGAGGCACTTTGGCGGCAAATGATTTCTACAGGGGTAAATGTTTCATATAATACCTACTGCATATTGTATACCTCTAGACAAACGGTATTGCCACACAAAAAAACCTAGATTATTCTGAGAATATGCTGTTGATATTAGTGTTACACTGCAGAGGAGATTCTTCTTCTTCCTGACATATCCGCTACATGATAATTATCTGATTATGTGTAACAAGGCCGTAAATATTGTTACAGTTTAAAAAGTTCtaactgttattttattcaaatttggaGTGCGTTTATTTTATTGAACACTTTTATCATTTCCAGCCATTTCGTATAGTATTTTCGAAGTTCATATCACATAATATTGGAATGGGGtttaaagaaaacagaattgtgGAAATAGTAAGGAGATAAAAATAACAagccatttaccagtgggaggctcctttgcacaggaagccggctagattattggtatcacaacggcgcatatttctgccgtgaagcagtaatgtgtaagcattattgtatttcggtttgatgggaaattactgggtaaatgagacttaacatctcatgtctcaaggtgtcgagcgcaattgtggtgccgctcagaattgttgggaagggcgccgtatctagtgaaattactgggcaaatgagacttatcatcttatgtattataataattactagattaggttctttagtattaattttttaatataagattaagtgtatataattagataaggtaccatatgttattttttagtttatgctcattttaaatgtttatttatttttataagatgaatgTTACACTAGCGCATTAGGAATAACCCTGTAAAGCTAGGTGTAAgtgttgaaaacaaataaataaataaaaataaaataaaaaatgtctcaaggtgacgagcgcagttatagtgccgctcagaaattttggggtttttcaagaatcgtgagtggtattctaatgggcagggcgtatcaattaccatcagctgtacgtccagctcgtctcatccctaattttcaataaaaaaaaacaagcgcTTAAATAACCACGAGGAGGAGTGAATTAAATAAGAGTGATCAAAATTgatgatttataattttttattattattatgcaatgtaattaaatacaaaaatatatgtattcaCAATTTATATTTCGAAAAGAAATCCGTAAAACATAATGACTGATATCTGCGTGATAAAAGCTTCAAATTATAGAGATTAGGGAAGCCCGGACTTCAAACTGTGGCATGTTAATTTAACTACACCTTTAACTTCAAATTACCGAAGGGCCCAATTAACAttgattttattcaatttatcgAGTATTTTTCAAGCAGccggaaaaaaattaaaattatcgaGTGATTCAGCATAACGGGTTCAAATTTTCGAGAGCCGGTTGCAGACtgaaatttaataactttagtaaattataattttcacgagtatttgtgaaatatttttataggtgAGGCTAGAACAGATGGTGCATTCTGCAGCTATACAGAAACAGACAAGTTAGACTTTCTAAGGAAATTGAAATCAATGGGCGTCCTGAATATGGAAATGGAAGCGACGGCCTTTGCTGCTGTCACCAGGGATGCGGGGCTGAGAGGGGCTGATGTTTGTGTTACGTTACTGGATAGGCTGCAAGGAGATCAGgtaagttattttgttttattgaattaggcgtgaTTTTTATCGAGTGTAAATAACGCCAAGTTTTTATTGAAGTACGCGAAGGCGtttctttgcggaaatccataattgtcgaaatgttttgagttttccttagggttcattccgccaatattcgtcttaaaacaattggacacgtgtttcgcctctacacgaggcatccttaggacatgttgactcgccaaactctggcacgaggcTCACGGGTcagtgggactgacattaatctgtgaacatagcagcggAAGGCTGCTGGTTTATGTTGTAAGGGGTGGCAAGATGAGACGGGAATAGCAATatctgtatattgttttaagacGAATattggaattaacactaaggaaaacacaaaacatttggatacgcCAAGTTTGCCAAGTTTTGTCCTTTGTCAAGGGGACAAAACTTGGCcgaatttacactcaataaaaatcaCGACATTTGGATATGTTTAATTTTGCAGGACAAGAAGAAATAGaactatattattgttttcagaAATGCTGTACTGGAAATTACATAACTTCTTTAGGTAATCTAAACATCTTTAGGTAATCTAAagaaattatgtaataatttaatcatGTGGAACCAGAGCAGCTGTTTCAAATGggtttatgatattaaaatctatagacttaagaatatactagcgtttaTATGATCTGACAGCATGATAATGCATGTGACCACCTTAATTTGTATAAgtattagtattttaaatataatgccAACCGTGGCTCATTGTATAGTCAAAAAaactcaaagtcaaatattatttattcaattaggcttaaactcaTTCAAAAGTACTAAAGAATAAACTGGATGCATAAATCTTCAGAGcttcaattcattgtttgtgtaaggatgcttcgtgaacatgatggtcgtgattactgttgATATTTGTTGTTgtatcactttgcatatatatcgttattgaaatgatttgtaaatttaattgaaaataagaacctgtaataccattctgtttggaaaagagcaaccttagagtttcttgctcgtccCTCTCTAAggaatctgccttccgaacgagctttatgagaaaattacatatttcaagtgtaatgcaatttatctacgaaataatacatttttgattgattgattgtcATAATGAACAAATGCAAAGATTAATTAACCTCGACCTGGCAACACACGCAGCACCCATTCACGAGTTgaagcatggaccagccatcgctcaGTAAAAAGTGCGAAGGGaagacccggcacacgacgctgCCGCGAGCAATGACTTATCACTCAAAATCGATAACAGTAACAGTTGCTATATTTCCGTTAGAGAAATTCTTCTCTTTCGCATGCTTCGTCTTTactctagtatattgtaagtcaatTTCACGTAAATAgtgctattttaaaataattaccaatCGTTCCTTGCAGGTGACACCGAGTAAAGAAACTTTAACTGTCTGGCAAAGACGTCCTTTAGTCCTCGTGggaaaatatatatgtaaatattacaatatataaggCGAATATTATTTGTACCTGCAAACATAACTATCAGATCTATATGAATTCTCAACACAAATTATagtcttattatattaattcatgatatatatatttttattattcactagctgatacccgcaacatcgtccgcgtacacacatgatgAAGCACGTTGTACTTATAAAGATCTTTATTTCGGAAAACTGCTCCAGTTGTGTGTGGTGCGCGACCGAAGCCATTCGACATTTTGCTCGTTAAAGTCACACAAGACTAAGATTACAGCGCAGGGTATCTGTGCAAGATTGTGTGCGAGATTGTTTAAAGTCATTGACTGTTTAAAGGGTTTCTgcgaaaaatatttcaaaattttaacccGGATATGTTAAGTATCGAGATATCGGGGTATGTTACATATAGAgagtattattgaaaaaatataactcTTAGGgaaaatttcgtaaaaaataccAAGTGCTACAAACCAAGAGTGGTTATTGCAAGACTTTGCTGTCATAAGGGCAAGGActgtttttattagcttcacctgtatttatatttgtttgtaaccgactcatttaggggcgattttgacccactttaaacggccagatttcctTTAaacttcgtaaatttatcgaggaccgataattacattaatttaataaatttattccatTCTTCAATTaatgcaaaataagatttttgttaatttttataattttcatctatcgtttAAAGTTTTgccaggaattgatgttaattttaaatttcaaccattatttttaactgatttatctaatattaggaaattttcgaataccaaagagaatttttaattcaacaatgcaaatagtagttaaagaaaatataatttcttttataaataaaccaatctaaaaagtacaaaatatattccattttttttagttcggttCTATAACacgcgtgttttttagtttttttttaactactatttattacttCTCATACTATTAAATACACGCATAAAGTCAGGAAGTATTTGTGTTCTAAATGGCAATAATTTTCTAACATAATTAGCAACGATCAAAACCTTTGTAACCCAAGCCGGGAATGCGCAGGTTTCCCTCCAATTTGTAAATTACGTCAGAGCTCAGTTGACGCGAGCCGTCGTATTGGACGGTTGCCGCCAGTCTCGCAGCGCTTTTTAATCACTCACTGAAAATTCAAATACAGGctttttgtattacaaatgctACGGTTTTGTATGAATGTGTTTAATTATAGTGTTAATATAGAGTGGTGCTAATGGAAGTCTATTTTAGTTCTAAATGGGTGAGTATTTTAAGTCGTTATCATAACCTTTTCtaccttaatattttaaaaggaaattattaattacaacaaTTACGGTATCACAGATATGAAATTTGCTGGTTATATTTAATTCCTCATATGTagattgtaaattaaaatacgtgTGGTGAAAAACAAAAGTCGAACTCTGATAATATGACATCTTCTATTGCTCCGAAGTTATCATGCGGATCTGCGAAGATGAAAACATTATACCTACACAGAATAGCTGTACAACttagatattattttgttgATGTTAGGTATAAACTCgtgtaaaataaaagtttatacttATTTGTCTATAATGTTTTATCTTATagctaaaaataacaattgaatTAACTGGATGGTTTTGCAAAATTAGTGTGTGACATATTGAACAAATTTAAACAGACATTTTCTTTTAGGGTTCCATAACCTATTACTAAAACtcgataatataatacatacttaCGATACCTATGTCCGgtacttttttgacttaaatTTTTCAGGTTTATCAtaagttcaaaaatttttataattttgtttaaagcAACAAAAATACAGAGGTTCAGTTTTATGGGCTCTGACAAATCTATTCTACATGATTGAACgatcttaaataaattatatttttgtgttgaGTTTCCTAGCAGTTTTTTGTTGGAAATATTGATGAGACGAGCAAAATATTCACAtccaatgcattgccgctcaggatccttggCTCAGCTCAGGCTTGTCACTTTAAGAAGATGTTAAGTACTGACTAgtccagtaattgcactaggtACGGCGTACTTCGAACCGGAAATAATAATGCTTGAAGGTAGAAAAAAACACCCCTGGTCCTCTTCTCGCAAAGTTATACATATACATCTGTGCCGATGTTATTACAcgtttttcataatattatcgcTTAGCTACATACGCTTATAGATAATCTAGAATTGTATAAAAGAGCTAATGCCCTAAATTCTTTAAGACTGTTAAAATACCTAAAGGTATGTTACCTTACATTGTCACTAgcaaaattaaatgtaaatctaacctaataaaattgtttttatgtaatatagacACTCAGCTTTCTTTCTATGTATTTCTGTGGTGAGCGTTTGACTCGCCGATTACGCATAAACCTAGTCGGTTTTTCTGAAtatgcttttttttttgatatgttCTTCCTTGATAGCTAACACTCCACCAAAACACAACTGAAGTTGGATAAGACCTACGTTGTACTGTACTGAATAATTAGGAAGCTTCCCACAGACTTCGTcattttgctttttaaaatgttgcgagagtaaaaatattctcgtcagtaaatatttatttgtcctatatatatatatatatatcctattaatttttaagttatcGATTAAATAATAACTAGCGTATCTTTTATAAGCTTCAAgaccaataattataataaaaaaaccttttgtaccgaaaaaaaaaatacatgcaatAATTTTAGAACTAAATTTACAAGGTATCCCTAATAATTTCCATTGCCTCCCTGTCTTGTGTGACTCTCCTCCAGGTCTGGCCCGCTGTTAACGTAATTTCATCCTGCCATCTGGAAAACTGCCTTCTTCGATTTCGCTTGCCATCCCTTGGATACCATTCCATCGCTGCCTGGCTCCGTTTTCCGTTTGTGTCTCGCATCGCCCTTTCCACCTCCAATTTTGTTGGCCAAGACcactaaatcttttaaatacgCTTCATGGTTTAAGGTGCTGTATTCATTTCCCgagaatacaatttttttagagttaatgatatatattcatataagaACGACAGGGTccaaatataaacttttttttaaaacagtatttatgCTCAGACTAAGTTTAAGTCTgtcgataaaaattatttcaattgctTTACAAATTCTTCATTCAATAAACAGGTTTTCGAATCTCTGGCAATAGTTATAAATCATGCAATTCtacaaatttcatttcaacTGTGTACAATTTTACCAATTCAAAGCGTCAAAGGAATTATTACGTATTATAATCACAGTCCTCTGGCCGTTGTCGATACATCGCAACGAGATTATCTAGAGTGGGAATTAGATCACGTCCTACATCGTAAACATTCTATTTCTATGCATACCCATACCCATACTAACATccgttataaaatattgtttttatttggtttccCTGCCAAAAGCAAGCCTAtgcgtccgtctgtctgtcactgcaataattaaacattggcaatttttttaatacgccatttgcaaaacaataattgtgAACATTGGAGCGTGTATACAATTTTCCACCTGAAAATATTGTTGGCcgattcggttctggcactcgccggccgctaccGCGGCACGCTACACTCGGCGTTGTGATTAAcagtgttaatttgtttttgggacctactactgaacaagggccgattccctaagataacaattagttgattacactaatgcataactaaaaaataatgactataccataaatacaagaaacagaccaaaAAGAGACGGCCTCATAAATTAAAGACCAGTAAGATTGATGACTAATCGATTGATAATCTAccatgaaattgtaatatcacggctttgacaatatagcTGCgacat
Encoded here:
- the LOC126967829 gene encoding uridine phosphorylase 1-like isoform X2, giving the protein MDCTCDFILPTLKNWEEHYDNCKIRWLSRGETKFIKNNDGTIILRNEHVLKMKVDVLYHLGFDTHTHDLPSMFGDVKFVCMGGTKQRMMEMAKYMSNLLGVECDLVNLVKHAHRYAMYKVGPVLCVSHGIGIPSLTIALEEVIKMLYYAKAKDPIFIRIGTSGGIGLPAGSVVVSSWGCSGTLEKTYEIAILGKVKKYSAYFDKRLSQELFSISSDCVDFETFSGGTLAANDFYRGEARTDGAFCSYTETDKLDFLRKLKSMGVLNMEMEATAFAAVTRDAGLRGADVCVTLLDRLQGDQVTPSKETLTVWQRRPLVLVGKYICKYYNI
- the LOC126967829 gene encoding uridine phosphorylase 1-like isoform X1 → MIVDIMDCTCDFILPTLKNWEEHYDNCKIRWLSRGETKFIKNNDGTIILRNEHVLKMKVDVLYHLGFDTHTHDLPSMFGDVKFVCMGGTKQRMMEMAKYMSNLLGVECDLVNLVKHAHRYAMYKVGPVLCVSHGIGIPSLTIALEEVIKMLYYAKAKDPIFIRIGTSGGIGLPAGSVVVSSWGCSGTLEKTYEIAILGKVKKYSAYFDKRLSQELFSISSDCVDFETFSGGTLAANDFYRGEARTDGAFCSYTETDKLDFLRKLKSMGVLNMEMEATAFAAVTRDAGLRGADVCVTLLDRLQGDQVTPSKETLTVWQRRPLVLVGKYICKYYNI
- the LOC126967829 gene encoding uridine phosphorylase 1-like isoform X3, whose product is MKVDVLYHLGFDTHTHDLPSMFGDVKFVCMGGTKQRMMEMAKYMSNLLGVECDLVNLVKHAHRYAMYKVGPVLCVSHGIGIPSLTIALEEVIKMLYYAKAKDPIFIRIGTSGGIGLPAGSVVVSSWGCSGTLEKTYEIAILGKVKKYSAYFDKRLSQELFSISSDCVDFETFSGGTLAANDFYRGEARTDGAFCSYTETDKLDFLRKLKSMGVLNMEMEATAFAAVTRDAGLRGADVCVTLLDRLQGDQVTPSKETLTVWQRRPLVLVGKYICKYYNI